A genomic stretch from Telopea speciosissima isolate NSW1024214 ecotype Mountain lineage chromosome 7, Tspe_v1, whole genome shotgun sequence includes:
- the LOC122667785 gene encoding pentatricopeptide repeat-containing protein At1g31790-like, producing MVRTLAYSPHFPSYRFARFHTLARQSQACTQPATPNKVTLRRPNLRIPNLSKIKGRKNITTTTTTDVLCLMDSLQLPVPEDIYAYLLKECTDSRDPIRGSEVHAHINRSDLQLGLPLANRLLLMYVSCDRLDAAQNLFDKMPVRSSISWVTMIAGYVHNDEPRKALWLFFKMPQRTSLESTGLVVVSVLKACFQTGEFGLGKQVHGWVLKIGFGKDLFLGSAFVDFYTKFGCLEGARFVFEQICRRDTVLWTAMIGGYCRVGKFVKVMDLFKDMGREGVKKNNFTMSSALRACGRIMDDGHLGRQVHASAIKLGVEMDLYVMSSLVDMYGRCGLLSDARRAFEIVGNQRNEVCWNAMLTGYLQKGFYDEGIKLMYQMKAAGLQPQDSMLKKARLACGD from the coding sequence ATGGTTAGGACCTTGGCCTACAGCCCTCACTTCCCATCTTATCGCTTCGCCCGGTTCCACACCTTGGCCCGTCAATCACAAGCATGCACCCAACCTGCAACTCCAAACAAAGTCACTCTGAGACGGCCCAATCTCAGGATCCCAAACCTTTCCAAAATCAAGGGCCGGAAGAACATTACCACGACTACAACTACGGATGTTTTATGCCTTATGGACAGCCTGCAGCTTCCTGTACCAGAAGACATCTATGCTTATCTCCTCAAAGAATGCACGGACTCCAGAGACCCAATTAGAGGCTCTGAGGTCCATGCCCACATTAACAGAAGTGATCTCCAACTTGGGTTGCCCTTAGCCAATCGCCTGCTTCTAATGTATGTCTCTTGTGATCGTTTAGATGCTGCACAAAATTTGTTCGACAAAATGCCCGTTAGAAGCTCCATTTCTTGGGTGACTATGATTGCTGGTTACGTTCACAACGATGAACCCAGGAAAGCACTATGGCTGTTTTTCAAAATGCCACAGAGGACTAGCTTGGAATCCACTGGTTTGGTTGTCGTTAGTGTCCTCAAGGCTTGCTTCCAAACGGGTGAATTTGGGCTGGGGAAGCAAGTCCATGGATGGGTACTTAAAATTGGCTTTGGAAAAGATTTGTTTCTGGGAAGCGCGTTCGTCGATTTTTACACGAAATTCGGATGCTTAGAAGGTGCAAGATTTGTGTTTGAACAAATTTGTCGTCGGGATACTGTGCTTTGGACGGCCATGATTGGTGGGTATTGTAGAGTAGGGAAGTTTGTCAAGGTCATGGATCTGTTTAAAGATATGGGGAGAGAAGGGGTAAAGAAGAACAACTTTACGATGTCAAGTGCTCTGCGAGCGTGTGGAAGGATTATGGACGATGGGCACTTGGGAAGGCAGGTCCATGCCAGTGCCATCAAACTTGGGGTGGAAATGGATCTCTATGTGATGAGCAGCTTGGTTGACATGTATGGGAGATGTGGGCTCCTTAGTGATGCAAGAAGGGCGTTTGAGATTGTTGGTAACCAGAGGAATGAGGTATGTTGGAATGCCATGCTTACTGGATATTTGCAGAAGGGGTTCTATGATGAAGGCATCAAGTTAATGTATCAAATGAAGGCAGCTGGCCTGCAACCTCAGGATTCAATGCTCAAGAAGGCAAGGTTGGCCTGTGGCGATTGA